From one Thermococcus sp. Bubb.Bath genomic stretch:
- a CDS encoding MBL fold metallo-hydrolase — translation MKVVVLGSGSYSGTPKPLCTCENCSRARINPALRRTRFSLYIESGILVDPSPDLHYHLERLNKKVERVFITHAHFDHIAGFPELQVFKSVDVYSHRQAVDMAKHLSAIFLGGAAPENRDWRYHELEFGRWYEIEGMRVYHFRTVHRSIENSGGFIFEIKGKRIAVTGDTGPEILQDKETLKLIEGADLLIAEMTHRESIPGTHLGVDDAVKLAELTDASYTVFAHISHSNYTHEVLEKRVRESGIKGEVARDFTWIEV, via the coding sequence ATGAAGGTTGTCGTCCTTGGCTCGGGCTCCTACAGTGGAACGCCAAAGCCGCTCTGCACCTGCGAGAACTGTTCAAGGGCGAGGATAAACCCAGCGTTGAGGAGAACGCGCTTTTCCCTCTACATCGAGAGCGGAATACTTGTTGATCCGAGCCCGGATTTACACTACCACCTTGAGCGGTTGAACAAAAAGGTTGAGAGGGTCTTCATAACCCACGCCCACTTCGACCACATAGCAGGCTTTCCGGAACTGCAGGTCTTCAAGAGTGTAGACGTTTACTCCCACAGGCAGGCAGTTGACATGGCAAAGCACCTCTCGGCAATATTCCTCGGCGGAGCGGCCCCGGAAAACAGGGACTGGCGCTACCATGAGCTCGAATTCGGGAGGTGGTACGAGATTGAGGGAATGAGGGTCTATCACTTCAGAACTGTTCACCGCTCAATTGAGAACTCCGGCGGCTTCATCTTCGAAATCAAGGGGAAGAGGATAGCCGTAACCGGCGATACCGGGCCGGAGATACTGCAGGATAAAGAAACACTTAAGCTCATTGAGGGTGCCGACCTTCTCATAGCGGAGATGACACACAGGGAGTCAATCCCAGGAACGCACCTCGGAGTTGATGATGCGGTAAAGCTGGCCGAGCTTACTGACGCTTCTTACACGGTTTTCGCTCACATAAGCCACAGCAACTACACGCACGAGGTTCTTGAGAAGAGGGTGAGGGAGAGCGGAATAAAAGGGGAGGTGGCGAGGGACTTCACGTGGATTGAGGTGTAG
- a CDS encoding MBL fold metallo-hydrolase yields MIIHFFGTGAGGSPGSKRFRSSTLFEFDDDRILLVDCGVGCHYRLSDKGLLTEVDTVFITHSHIDHFLGLPEFLFQAHLEGRKKELTVYAPRIVGRMIEVVAPYLYTSLGFKWELKNIEPRTINELGDNKLFFCRACHPTAEEAYALLIQTSGGLRIAYSGDTSEPCQDFLECIGGRADVLIHEATCNENNKDVCYKYGHTTTMEAVELGEKLGAKLTILNHIDEYFNSTIIQDVARLRLKYRTKILVPNDLDSIYI; encoded by the coding sequence ATGATAATTCACTTCTTTGGTACTGGAGCCGGTGGGAGTCCTGGATCCAAGAGGTTCAGATCGTCCACCCTATTCGAGTTCGATGATGATCGCATCTTGCTAGTGGACTGTGGGGTGGGATGTCACTATAGACTGTCAGATAAGGGACTGCTAACAGAGGTCGATACAGTCTTTATAACCCACTCACATATAGACCACTTTCTAGGATTACCCGAGTTTCTCTTTCAGGCACACTTAGAGGGGAGAAAGAAGGAACTAACAGTATATGCCCCAAGGATCGTTGGGAGGATGATAGAGGTTGTAGCACCCTACCTTTACACAAGCCTGGGATTTAAGTGGGAGCTGAAAAACATAGAGCCGAGAACAATAAACGAGCTGGGTGACAATAAGTTATTTTTCTGCAGAGCATGCCATCCCACGGCGGAAGAAGCATATGCACTCCTCATACAGACCTCAGGAGGGTTGCGGATAGCTTATAGTGGCGACACTTCCGAGCCATGCCAGGACTTCTTAGAGTGCATTGGTGGAAGAGCGGATGTTTTGATTCATGAGGCAACATGTAATGAGAATAATAAAGACGTCTGCTATAAGTACGGACATACGACCACCATGGAAGCTGTGGAGCTCGGTGAGAAGCTGGGAGCCAAGCTAACGATACTGAACCATATAGACGAATACTTCAATAGCACCATAATACAGGACGTTGCACGGCTAAGGCTAAAGTACAGGACAAAGATACTCGTTCCGAATGACCTGGATTCTATCTATATCTAA
- a CDS encoding phosphate uptake regulator PhoU codes for MRKLLDMGEEQLRKLINEMGNDALNSLENSKKSLEGEFNSTEEISSKLHLLRNEVLDIATELLVRYSPVASDLRFIQSSIDVSYDLYRISRYAMEIERTARIVGAEESELLKEGFELTVEAVKTATEAFENLDEVSAGKLLEIDNRIDDLYIQSLENLKSSASSPVEALIMRHLERISDHAKEIGARVVYVKEGKRV; via the coding sequence ATGAGGAAACTCCTTGACATGGGTGAAGAACAGCTCAGGAAGCTGATAAACGAGATGGGAAACGATGCTCTCAACTCTCTGGAGAACTCTAAGAAAAGTCTTGAAGGAGAGTTCAACTCGACGGAGGAGATATCTAGCAAGCTTCACCTTCTCAGGAACGAGGTCCTCGATATAGCGACCGAGCTCCTCGTAAGATACTCGCCGGTTGCCAGCGATCTGCGCTTCATTCAGAGTTCGATAGATGTGTCCTACGACCTCTACAGGATTTCGCGCTACGCCATGGAGATAGAGAGGACGGCAAGGATAGTCGGAGCCGAGGAGAGCGAGCTCCTCAAGGAAGGCTTTGAGCTGACGGTCGAGGCGGTTAAAACTGCAACAGAGGCCTTTGAGAACCTCGATGAAGTCTCTGCCGGAAAGCTCCTTGAGATAGACAACAGGATAGACGACCTCTACATCCAGTCACTGGAGAACCTGAAAAGCTCGGCCTCTTCTCCGGTCGAGGCCCTCATAATGCGCCACCTGGAGAGGATAAGCGACCACGCGAAGGAAATCGGGGCGAGGGTCGTTTACGTGAAGGAAGGGAAGAGGGTATAG
- a CDS encoding sugar phosphate isomerase/epimerase family protein, which produces MKLGVNSSIIREISGKGFSLDDLHVDFVELGFDDAGLLTEKGEINEEVIKNLSSLGVEFTLHAPTSDGKNPLVDLGVYGMEPVKRMEKVIRIANHLGVEVIVVHGGDIRKSYTKAYVNTLKHLRELKPIAENSGVKLVIENLFEGKIGALPHELLSFANEGFELCFDIGHAFLTSMNSGLRMDEFSVLFPYTSHLHIHDNNGYEDEHRPLGEGMIGFSYAGRVVELTKAERAVLEIRRYRKKSSILSNVSFLKGKPDENFFRMNKAEGGSEA; this is translated from the coding sequence ATGAAGCTCGGTGTCAACTCCTCCATCATCAGAGAAATCAGCGGGAAAGGATTTTCCTTGGATGATCTCCATGTGGACTTCGTTGAGCTCGGCTTTGACGACGCCGGTCTCCTCACTGAAAAAGGAGAGATAAACGAGGAGGTCATCAAAAACCTGAGCAGCCTTGGTGTGGAGTTCACCCTTCACGCACCGACTTCCGATGGAAAGAACCCCCTGGTAGATCTTGGAGTTTATGGGATGGAACCGGTGAAGAGGATGGAGAAGGTAATCAGGATAGCGAACCATCTTGGCGTGGAGGTCATCGTTGTCCACGGCGGAGACATAAGAAAGAGCTACACAAAGGCCTATGTGAACACTCTAAAGCATCTGAGAGAGCTGAAACCCATAGCGGAGAACAGTGGAGTAAAGCTCGTCATCGAGAACCTCTTTGAGGGGAAAATCGGAGCACTTCCACATGAGCTCCTCTCCTTCGCTAACGAAGGCTTTGAGCTGTGCTTCGACATCGGACACGCTTTCCTGACTTCCATGAATTCAGGGCTTAGAATGGACGAGTTCAGTGTTCTCTTCCCCTACACAAGCCACCTCCACATCCACGACAACAATGGCTACGAAGATGAACACAGGCCGCTCGGAGAGGGTATGATCGGTTTTTCCTACGCCGGCAGAGTGGTGGAGCTTACCAAAGCTGAAAGGGCCGTTCTGGAGATAAGGAGGTACAGGAAAAAGAGTTCAATCCTTTCAAACGTGAGCTTTCTCAAGGGGAAGCCAGACGAAAATTTTTTCCGAATGAACAAGGCAGAAGGGGGTAGTGAGGCGTGA
- a CDS encoding phosphate ABC transporter ATP-binding protein, whose protein sequence is MNFAIETVNLNVYYGQNHVIKGVDLKIPDKGVFALMGPSGCGKSTMLRTFNRLIELNEDAKVEGEVRLFGENIYSEDVDPIEVRKRVGVVFQYPNPFPHLTIYDNVAIGPKLNGLVKSKEELDERVEWALKKAALWDEVNDRLNDYPRNLSGGQRQRLVIARVLAMKPEVLLMDEPTANIDPVGTAKIEELLLELREDYTIVLVTHLPAQAARVADHVAFLYLGELIEVGPARKVFENPEHELTEKYVTGALG, encoded by the coding sequence GTGAACTTCGCGATAGAGACGGTTAACCTTAACGTTTACTACGGCCAGAACCACGTGATAAAGGGCGTCGACCTCAAAATCCCGGACAAAGGGGTCTTTGCACTTATGGGGCCGAGCGGCTGTGGAAAGAGCACAATGCTGAGAACGTTCAACAGGCTGATAGAGTTGAACGAAGATGCAAAGGTCGAGGGTGAAGTCAGGCTCTTTGGAGAGAACATCTATTCGGAGGACGTTGACCCGATAGAGGTCAGGAAGAGGGTGGGGGTGGTATTCCAGTACCCAAACCCGTTTCCTCACCTGACCATATACGACAACGTGGCGATAGGCCCCAAGCTAAACGGACTGGTTAAGTCCAAGGAAGAGCTCGACGAGCGGGTTGAGTGGGCTTTGAAGAAAGCCGCCCTCTGGGACGAGGTGAATGACAGGCTGAACGACTATCCCAGGAACCTCTCTGGAGGGCAGAGGCAGAGACTCGTTATAGCGAGGGTACTCGCCATGAAGCCTGAAGTCCTTCTGATGGACGAACCGACGGCCAACATAGACCCTGTTGGAACTGCCAAGATAGAGGAGCTCCTCCTTGAGCTCAGAGAAGACTACACGATAGTACTCGTCACCCACTTGCCTGCCCAGGCTGCCAGGGTGGCTGACCACGTTGCCTTCCTCTACCTCGGTGAGCTGATTGAGGTTGGGCCGGCGAGAAAGGTCTTCGAGAACCCGGAGCATGAATTAACCGAGAAATATGTTACGGGAGCACTGGGGTGA
- a CDS encoding antitoxin AF2212-like protein codes for MEVVEAIYENGVLKLKKKLNLPDGTEVSVKLIPKKISEKTFGIVKIEKEEVDKLIEDL; via the coding sequence ATGGAGGTAGTTGAGGCCATCTATGAAAACGGCGTCCTCAAGCTCAAGAAAAAGCTCAACTTACCAGACGGTACCGAGGTCAGCGTTAAGCTTATTCCCAAGAAAATATCCGAGAAGACCTTTGGAATCGTGAAGATTGAGAAGGAGGAAGTTGACAAGCTTATCGAGGACTTGTGA
- the pstA gene encoding phosphate ABC transporter permease PstA yields the protein MLASNRKAKEKAFFIGIGTLTILIFIPLFHIIATVLIKGFPVIAERGTRFLTGTLSEGGIGPAIAGTFILTFLSALLGLPVAFLVGIYAYEYPKSTLGQWTKTLLQIMMEFPTILVGVFVMQIVAVPMGTYSALAGALALAIILIPYVAVYTHEALREIPSTYREAGFSLGITRARVVFRILAPMAKRGILTGVLIGMAKVAGETAPLLFTAGGLYESYPLSITKPVGAVPLLIYQLIQSPNPADHATAWGASLVLLIIFLGIFIPIRLSLKEVRL from the coding sequence ATGTTAGCATCTAACAGGAAAGCGAAGGAAAAGGCCTTTTTCATTGGGATAGGCACACTCACCATCCTGATATTCATCCCCCTGTTCCACATCATAGCCACAGTCCTTATCAAGGGCTTTCCAGTGATAGCTGAAAGGGGAACGAGGTTCCTCACGGGAACGCTCAGCGAGGGAGGAATAGGCCCGGCCATAGCGGGAACCTTCATCCTCACTTTCCTCTCGGCCCTCCTCGGCCTCCCGGTGGCCTTCCTCGTCGGGATCTATGCCTACGAGTACCCGAAGAGCACCCTCGGCCAGTGGACCAAGACCCTCCTCCAGATAATGATGGAGTTCCCGACGATACTGGTCGGAGTCTTTGTGATGCAGATCGTGGCGGTCCCTATGGGGACTTACTCCGCTCTGGCGGGGGCCTTAGCACTGGCGATAATCCTCATTCCCTACGTGGCCGTTTACACCCACGAGGCCCTCAGAGAGATACCATCAACATACAGGGAGGCCGGCTTTTCCCTCGGTATTACGAGGGCGAGGGTCGTCTTCAGAATCCTCGCACCGATGGCGAAGCGCGGCATTTTGACCGGCGTCCTCATAGGTATGGCCAAAGTGGCTGGAGAGACCGCACCGCTCCTCTTCACCGCTGGAGGGCTGTACGAGAGCTATCCATTGTCGATAACCAAGCCTGTCGGTGCCGTTCCACTCCTCATCTACCAGCTCATCCAGAGTCCGAATCCCGCTGACCATGCAACCGCCTGGGGGGCCTCGCTGGTTCTCCTTATCATCTTCCTCGGGATATTCATCCCGATACGCCTTAGCCTGAAGGAGGTGAGACTGTGA
- a CDS encoding tryptophan--tRNA ligase: MDDFKVTPWDVEGVVDYNKLIEQFGTSPLTDELIEKTAELTRSELPLFFRRRFFFSHRDYDKVLGDYENGKGFFLYTGRGPSGPMHIGHIIPFFATKWLQEKFGVNLYIQITDDEKFLFKEKLSFDDTKRWAYENILDIIAVGFDPDRTFIFQNSEFTKIYEMAIPIAKKINFSMARAVFGFNEQSKIGMIFYPAIQAAPTFFEKKRCLIPAAIDQDPYWRLQRDFAESLGYYKTAAIHSKFVPGLTSMGGKMSASKPETAVYLTDDPQKAGKKIWKFALTGGRPTLKEQRERGGNPEKCIVFKWFEIFFEPDDEKLMERYRACKAGELTCGQCKRELIERVQKFLNEHQKKRKKAEKKIEKFKYTGELAQEQWDKAIPEPLKG, encoded by the coding sequence ATGGACGACTTTAAGGTTACCCCATGGGACGTTGAGGGTGTCGTGGACTACAACAAGCTGATAGAGCAGTTTGGAACGAGTCCGCTGACGGACGAACTTATAGAGAAGACGGCAGAGCTCACGAGGAGTGAACTGCCCCTGTTCTTCAGGAGGAGGTTCTTCTTCTCCCACAGGGACTACGACAAGGTTCTGGGAGATTATGAGAACGGGAAGGGCTTTTTCCTCTATACGGGCAGGGGCCCGAGCGGCCCGATGCACATCGGCCACATAATCCCGTTCTTCGCGACCAAGTGGCTCCAGGAGAAGTTTGGAGTGAACCTCTACATTCAGATAACCGACGACGAGAAGTTCCTCTTCAAGGAGAAGCTGAGCTTTGATGACACCAAGAGGTGGGCCTACGAGAACATCCTCGACATCATAGCGGTCGGCTTCGATCCCGATAGAACCTTCATCTTCCAGAACAGTGAGTTCACCAAGATTTACGAGATGGCCATTCCCATAGCCAAGAAGATAAACTTCTCGATGGCGAGGGCCGTTTTCGGTTTCAACGAGCAGAGCAAGATTGGGATGATTTTCTACCCGGCCATACAGGCGGCGCCGACCTTCTTCGAGAAAAAGCGCTGTCTTATCCCCGCGGCAATAGACCAGGATCCCTACTGGAGGCTTCAGAGGGACTTCGCCGAGAGCCTTGGCTACTACAAGACTGCCGCCATACATTCCAAGTTCGTGCCCGGTTTGACCAGCATGGGGGGCAAGATGAGCGCCAGCAAGCCGGAAACTGCCGTTTACCTCACAGACGACCCGCAGAAGGCTGGAAAGAAGATATGGAAGTTCGCCCTTACGGGAGGAAGGCCGACGCTCAAGGAGCAGCGCGAGAGGGGAGGAAACCCTGAGAAGTGCATCGTCTTTAAATGGTTTGAGATATTCTTCGAACCGGACGACGAGAAGCTGATGGAGCGCTACCGCGCGTGCAAAGCTGGGGAGCTGACCTGCGGCCAGTGCAAGCGTGAGCTGATTGAGCGCGTTCAGAAGTTCCTCAATGAGCACCAGAAGAAGAGGAAAAAGGCAGAAAAGAAGATCGAGAAGTTCAAGTACACCGGTGAGCTCGCCCAGGAGCAGTGGGATAAGGCGATTCCAGAGCCGCTGAAAGGGTGA
- a CDS encoding ABC transporter ATP-binding protein, with translation MLVLENIRKRFKDFELYIEKLEFYDNEYAVIVAPSGSGKTTTLRIIAGLETPDEGRVILDGEDITNLPPWKRNIGIVFQNYALYPHLTALENIAMPLKIKGLDSEEIHEKVIEIAKILEIEKILDKYPSQLSGGQQQRVALARALVKEPKVLLLDEPLSNIDARLKLDLRGFLKSVQRRLHMTAIHVTHDQEEAMAIGDRIVIINEGRIEQVGTPVEVYNRPKTLFVYNFVGLSNLLPGSMFGFSDNVIVGFRPENVMISLTEDTGLKAEVLTIQYLGSHNLIELRVGEHTIKARTSFELPVKEKETVYIKIPREKMLLFDKKGGELIK, from the coding sequence ATGCTCGTACTTGAGAATATTAGGAAGAGGTTCAAGGATTTTGAACTCTACATCGAGAAGCTGGAGTTCTATGATAACGAGTACGCAGTGATAGTTGCGCCATCGGGATCTGGTAAGACTACCACCCTGCGCATAATCGCTGGCCTCGAAACCCCAGACGAAGGGAGAGTGATCCTTGACGGGGAGGATATTACTAATCTTCCACCCTGGAAGAGAAACATTGGTATAGTATTCCAGAACTATGCATTATACCCTCACTTAACAGCCTTAGAGAACATTGCCATGCCACTGAAGATAAAGGGGCTTGACAGTGAGGAGATACATGAGAAGGTGATAGAGATAGCGAAAATACTGGAGATAGAGAAGATTCTGGATAAGTATCCAAGCCAGTTATCTGGAGGACAGCAGCAGAGGGTTGCATTGGCTAGAGCATTAGTGAAGGAGCCAAAGGTACTCCTGCTGGATGAACCTCTTAGCAACATAGATGCTAGGCTCAAACTGGATCTTAGGGGTTTTCTGAAGAGTGTTCAGAGAAGGCTACACATGACGGCAATACATGTCACGCACGATCAGGAGGAGGCCATGGCCATTGGTGACAGGATAGTGATAATAAACGAGGGGAGGATTGAGCAGGTTGGGACACCTGTAGAAGTGTACAATAGACCTAAAACCCTCTTTGTATACAATTTCGTTGGGCTAAGCAACCTTCTCCCAGGAAGCATGTTCGGTTTCAGCGACAATGTGATCGTAGGGTTTAGGCCCGAGAACGTAATGATATCCCTCACGGAGGACACAGGGTTGAAGGCTGAGGTCCTCACAATACAATATCTTGGCTCTCATAATCTGATAGAACTTAGAGTGGGGGAACATACGATTAAAGCCAGGACGAGCTTTGAGCTTCCCGTCAAAGAGAAGGAAACTGTTTACATTAAAATACCGCGTGAGAAAATGCTGCTCTTCGATAAAAAAGGAGGTGAGCTGATAAAATGA
- the pstS gene encoding phosphate ABC transporter substrate-binding protein PstS, translating into MKRVISVFIVLLLGLSLAASGCISGEKGANATSSSTAQTSSQSSSQAKVITIRTTGATFPQYQIQKWIELYQNSHPNVKIEYQGGGSGYGQETFLKGLTDIGRSDPAVSADVWKKFLSTGDQPLQFPEIVGAVVVAYNLPGIGGGLRLSQAVLAKIFLGEIQYWDDPAIKNLNPSLNLPHRKIIVIHRSDASGTTKIFTTYLSIISNEWAKKVGAGLVVNWPVDGLGRGLAGKGNPGVVAILKNTPYSIAYTELSYAIEDNLSIAAIQNRAGNFVLPTNTTIKSAVLAVKSYIPAPTEGYKENLTQLLNAPGNNSYPIVAFSHILVWQNKGGKHYSKEKAQAIKDFLTWILTEGQKSKNLAPGYVGLPPAVAQIGLKAVNMIETG; encoded by the coding sequence ATGAAGAGAGTTATCTCGGTGTTTATCGTCCTGCTGCTGGGACTCTCCCTGGCGGCAAGCGGCTGCATCTCAGGAGAAAAGGGCGCTAATGCAACCTCGTCCAGCACGGCACAGACTTCAAGCCAGAGCTCTTCTCAGGCAAAGGTAATAACAATCCGCACCACAGGCGCAACCTTTCCCCAGTATCAGATACAGAAGTGGATTGAACTCTACCAAAACTCACATCCTAACGTTAAAATTGAATATCAGGGGGGAGGAAGCGGATACGGTCAGGAGACGTTTCTAAAGGGACTTACCGACATCGGCAGGAGCGATCCCGCCGTTAGTGCTGATGTGTGGAAAAAATTCCTGTCAACAGGTGACCAGCCACTCCAGTTCCCGGAGATAGTTGGTGCCGTTGTCGTGGCATACAACTTACCGGGAATCGGGGGAGGACTGAGACTAAGCCAGGCTGTTCTTGCCAAAATATTCCTCGGTGAAATTCAGTACTGGGACGACCCCGCTATCAAAAACCTTAACCCCAGTCTAAACCTTCCACACAGGAAAATAATAGTCATCCACAGAAGTGATGCAAGCGGAACCACCAAGATATTCACCACATACCTCAGCATCATAAGCAACGAATGGGCCAAGAAGGTTGGAGCGGGCCTGGTAGTAAACTGGCCAGTTGACGGGCTCGGAAGGGGATTAGCCGGGAAGGGGAACCCCGGGGTTGTGGCCATACTTAAAAACACTCCGTATAGTATAGCGTATACGGAACTCTCCTATGCTATAGAAGATAATCTGAGCATTGCAGCCATACAAAACAGAGCAGGGAATTTTGTTCTGCCAACGAACACAACTATAAAATCTGCCGTTTTAGCGGTTAAATCCTATATCCCCGCACCCACTGAAGGGTATAAAGAGAACCTTACACAGCTCTTGAATGCGCCGGGAAATAACTCATACCCAATAGTGGCATTCAGTCACATCCTCGTCTGGCAGAACAAGGGGGGAAAGCACTACAGCAAGGAGAAGGCGCAGGCTATCAAAGACTTCCTTACCTGGATTCTGACAGAGGGGCAGAAGTCAAAAAACCTCGCTCCTGGCTACGTTGGCCTGCCCCCCGCGGTCGCTCAGATAGGCCTCAAGGCTGTGAATATGATAGAGACAGGCTGA
- a CDS encoding fumarylacetoacetate hydrolase family protein, protein MVRLPFRDTYYELRPSKIVALAKNYAEHAKEMESDIPEKPIFFLKPPSALIGPGEPIILPRMSKRVDHEVELAVIIGERAKRVPAEKAMDYVMGYTIMLDITARDLQAEARKKGLPWTISKGFDTFAPVGPRIVDRRELKIDDLEIGLKVNGELRQLGRTSGMVFKVPELIEYISSVMTLEPGDIIATGTPAGVGPLRHGDHIEAWIEGIGKVEFDVLSEGSILC, encoded by the coding sequence ATGGTCCGCCTCCCATTCCGCGATACCTACTACGAACTCAGGCCGAGCAAGATAGTGGCCTTAGCTAAAAACTACGCAGAACATGCAAAGGAGATGGAGAGCGACATCCCAGAGAAGCCCATCTTCTTTCTCAAACCTCCGAGCGCCTTAATAGGCCCTGGCGAGCCGATAATCCTGCCGAGGATGAGCAAGCGCGTTGACCACGAGGTCGAGCTGGCGGTGATAATCGGGGAGAGGGCAAAGCGCGTTCCGGCTGAGAAGGCGATGGACTACGTCATGGGCTACACCATAATGCTCGACATAACCGCCCGCGACCTCCAAGCAGAGGCGAGGAAGAAGGGCCTTCCCTGGACTATCTCCAAGGGCTTCGACACCTTCGCTCCCGTCGGGCCGAGAATCGTCGACAGGCGCGAGTTGAAGATAGACGACCTAGAAATCGGCCTTAAGGTGAACGGCGAGCTGAGACAGCTTGGAAGGACGAGTGGGATGGTCTTTAAAGTTCCGGAGCTGATAGAGTACATAAGCTCGGTGATGACGCTCGAACCGGGCGACATAATAGCGACAGGAACACCTGCCGGCGTCGGCCCGCTGAGGCACGGCGACCACATAGAGGCGTGGATAGAAGGGATAGGGAAGGTAGAGTTCGACGTTCTGAGTGAGGGCTCGATACTGTGCTGA
- a CDS encoding DMT family transporter: MNTETEGTLLAFLVLLALGLEPVVIKASSVNPFAFVATASLFASCLLWKVLFATERAEEIKEKPGELKKTFLTGLFATAIAYSLFTYGTRLSTAINSAILTRFEVFYSFLIGWLFLRERVTSRGVLSAVALVVGVFLVVTGGKGVEVRTGDILLLLTPLFWQIGHAIAKRTDYSPLTIATLRNTFGGLLLLPLVFETRFAFTPLALAEGVIIALTQSLWYYSIARINLSKATAILTPAPAVTMAVAIVFLGEKVGVYHLIGFLLVAVGTLMIAFEESKRR, from the coding sequence ATGAACACCGAAACAGAAGGCACACTCCTCGCTTTCCTCGTCCTCCTAGCTTTGGGCCTTGAGCCTGTGGTAATAAAGGCCAGTTCAGTCAACCCCTTTGCCTTCGTCGCAACGGCATCGCTCTTCGCCTCCTGCCTCCTCTGGAAGGTTCTGTTTGCAACGGAGAGGGCAGAAGAGATTAAGGAAAAGCCCGGGGAGCTAAAAAAGACCTTTCTCACTGGTCTCTTTGCAACGGCTATAGCCTATTCCCTCTTCACCTACGGGACAAGGCTCAGCACTGCCATAAACTCCGCTATACTGACCCGCTTTGAAGTCTTCTACTCCTTCCTGATCGGGTGGCTCTTCCTGAGGGAGAGGGTAACGTCCCGGGGGGTACTCTCGGCGGTTGCCCTCGTGGTCGGCGTCTTCCTCGTCGTTACGGGCGGAAAGGGAGTTGAAGTAAGGACTGGTGACATTTTACTCCTTCTCACGCCCCTCTTCTGGCAGATTGGGCATGCAATAGCCAAAAGGACCGATTATTCTCCTCTAACGATAGCTACCCTCAGAAACACCTTTGGGGGGCTTCTGCTCCTTCCCCTTGTCTTTGAGACCAGATTTGCCTTCACACCGCTCGCCCTTGCCGAGGGCGTTATAATAGCCCTGACCCAGTCCCTCTGGTATTACTCGATAGCGAGGATAAACCTCTCGAAGGCCACCGCGATTCTCACTCCAGCTCCGGCGGTTACGATGGCCGTAGCCATAGTCTTTCTCGGGGAAAAGGTTGGAGTCTACCATCTCATCGGCTTCCTTTTGGTTGCCGTCGGAACGCTTATGATAGCTTTTGAGGAGAGCAAAAGGAGGTGA
- the pstC gene encoding phosphate ABC transporter permease subunit PstC, translating to MRKVESFNVATYPAVIIVFLLFAGMLFVYFTNALPALHRYGLDIYTKNVWKAAEEPSKEVYGIAAAIWGSVYTALIAILIALPLSLAYSVFVVDYAPKRLKNAFIILSDIMAGLPTIIYGIWGAFFLVPFLREWVMKPLYEHLSFIPLFSYPPVGGYGYLSAGVLLAIMVTPFASAIIREAYNMVPFTYKEAIYSLGATRYEATKVLLSYIKPAIVSGTILAFGRAVGETVAVSLVIGNTFNLTTALFAPGYTVSSLIANQFGNAFIYEYMTSTLFAAGLILFVIGLAVNVVGLKMLKRWERDVSI from the coding sequence GTGAGGAAGGTAGAATCGTTCAATGTTGCAACGTATCCTGCCGTCATCATCGTCTTCCTGCTGTTCGCGGGGATGCTTTTCGTTTACTTCACCAACGCCCTTCCGGCCCTTCACAGGTACGGCCTCGACATCTACACAAAGAACGTCTGGAAAGCGGCGGAAGAACCGAGCAAAGAGGTTTACGGCATAGCGGCAGCCATATGGGGAAGCGTCTACACCGCCCTCATAGCAATTCTCATAGCCCTACCTCTATCGTTGGCCTACTCGGTATTCGTCGTTGACTACGCGCCGAAGAGGCTTAAGAACGCCTTCATAATCCTCTCTGACATAATGGCGGGCCTTCCGACGATAATCTACGGCATATGGGGAGCGTTCTTCCTCGTCCCGTTCCTGAGGGAGTGGGTTATGAAACCACTTTACGAGCACCTCTCGTTCATTCCACTCTTTTCATATCCGCCGGTCGGGGGCTACGGCTACCTCTCGGCAGGGGTCCTCCTGGCGATAATGGTCACTCCCTTTGCATCCGCTATAATAAGAGAGGCCTACAACATGGTGCCCTTCACGTATAAAGAAGCAATCTACTCCCTTGGGGCAACGAGGTACGAGGCGACAAAAGTCCTCCTCAGCTACATAAAACCGGCGATAGTTTCAGGGACGATCCTCGCCTTTGGGAGGGCCGTAGGTGAGACGGTAGCCGTTTCCCTTGTGATAGGGAACACATTCAACCTCACCACAGCTCTCTTTGCTCCGGGCTACACCGTCTCTTCATTAATAGCCAACCAGTTCGGTAACGCATTCATCTATGAGTACATGACCTCAACGCTCTTCGCGGCTGGATTAATCCTCTTCGTAATTGGCCTGGCCGTGAACGTGGTCGGCCTCAAGATGCTCAAGAGGTGGGAGAGAGATGTTAGCATCTAA